The following proteins are encoded in a genomic region of Drosophila miranda strain MSH22 chromosome 4, D.miranda_PacBio2.1, whole genome shotgun sequence:
- the LOC108162595 gene encoding TBC1 domain family member 23: MEENMWIIELESALLDDCNVNDIYSICRGKGLPEALRPDVWQVCLDVRHKSDQMSLFNEIYDLPFQSQLREDCQRHVDRMGNDEEDKVSVVSDLESIITFYCKNRNLQYEPENGWIELLLPLFALKLNRSDTFNLFEAIRDTYIPKGCKPKGNVFHVFRLLLQYHDPELCSLLDTKKITPDLYSLTWFQSLFASCSSLSVIIAMWDLYFQNADPFMVFFLALIILINGREKIMQIKTSSKEEIIEFLINMPCALELDDVWDFCSLAQYYALKTPTSFKTDYLKALYGKQNDSPRSQEESNKVSQALCLPVSVYELVENSATEFPVSDAVRFFLVDCRPAEQYNSGHLSTAFHLDCNLMLQEPVAFATAVQGLLTAQRQAIEVNSNAGGEHLCFMGSGRVEEDQYTHMVVASFLQKNTHYVSLLTGGYASIHDYFGDHMADCLEDHNVRKCLVCQKHNSQQTKTVPLKATAAASSTDLFSKFSAAMKSKSAEVKGKLLDIIVNPSASSGAAASGVSNGSQSAASKDCHVTPKERNGKRYRNLVPVFSIDDENEDAYDGAERDTPKLAGDDKEIVNLNQYFKTADIINAFKCQEVHMSGYMYDSHLIITPGQLVVLRELGRGQAQIMVRRPLASIVKITAKKRHRDLITFKYGFPDGEGLMITDMDRFLIPNAAEATALVSKHIVQVLDNPK, encoded by the exons ATGGAGGAAAATATGTG GATAATAGAACTGGAGTCGGCTCTGCTGGACGACTGCAATGTGAACGATATATATAGCATTTGTCGGGGCAAAGGCCTGCCAGAGGCCCTACGTCCGGATGTATGGCAGGTGTGCCTGGATGTGAGGCACAAGAGCGACCAAATGTCGCTCTTCAACGAGATCTATGATCTACCGTTTCAAAGCCAGTTGCGAGAGGACTGCCAGCGGCATGTGGATCGCATGGGCAACGATGAGGAGGACAAAGTGTCGGTGGTGTCCGACCTGGAGTCGATCATTACGTTCTATTGCAAGAACCGGAATCTGCAGTACGAGCCGGAGAACGGCTGGATTGAACTGCTACTGCCTTTGTTCGCCCTCAAGCTCAACCGCTCAGACACATTCAATCTGTTCGAGGCGATACGCGACACCTATATACCCAAGGGCTGCAAGCCGAAGGGCAATGTCTTCCATGTGttccggctgctgctgcagtacCACGATCCTGAGCTGTGCTCCTTGCTGGACACCAAAAAGATCACACCCGACCTGTACTCGCTGACCTGGTTCCAGTCATTGTTCGCCTCCTGCAGCAGCCTGTCGGTGATCATAGCAATGTGGGATCTTTACTTTCAGAATGCCGACCCCTTTATGGTCTTCTTTCTGGCCCTGATCATCCTGATTAATGGACGCGAGAAGATTATGCAGATTAAAACCTCGTCCAAGGAGGAGATCATTGAGTTCCTCATCAACATGCCGTGCGCCCTGGAGCTGGACGATGTGTGGGATTTTTGCTCCCTCGCCCAGTACTATGCGCTGAAGACGCCGACCTCCTTTAAGACAGACTACCTGAAGGCGCTGTACGGCAAGCAGAACGACTCGCCGCGCAGCCAGGAAGAGTCCAACAAGGTGTCCCAAGCGCTGTGCCTGCCCGTGTCCGTCTACGAGTTGGTGGAGAACTCGGCCACTGAGTTTCCAGTGTCCGATGCCGTGCGCTTCTTTCTCGTCGACTGTCGTCCAGCCGAGCAGTACAACTCCGGCCACCTGTCGACGGCATTCCATCTCGACTGCAACCTGATGCTCCAGGAGCCCGTCGCCTTCGCCACCGCCGTCCAGGGTCTGCTCACGGCCCAGCGTCAGGCCATCGAGGTCAATTCAAATGCCGGCGGGGAGCATCTGTGCTTCATGGGCAGCGGACGCGTGGAGGAGGATCAATACACACATATGGTGGTGGCATCATTCCTGCAGAAGAACACACACTACGTGTCCTTGCTCACCGGCGGCTACGCATCCATACATGACTACTTTGGCGACCACATGGCCGATTGTCTGGAGGATCACAATGTGCGAAAGTGCCTCGTCTGCCAGAAGCATAATTCCCAACAA ACGAAAACCGTTCCACTGAAGGCAACTGCGGCAGCCTCATCCACGGATCTGTTCAGCAAGTTCTCTGCTGCCATGAAGTCAAAGTCGGCCGAGGTTAAGGGCAAATTGCTGGATATCATTGTGAATCCCAGTGCGAGCAGCGGAGCCGCAGCCAGCGGCGTGTCCAATGGGTCGCAGTCCGCGGCGTCCAAGGACTGTCATGTGACTCCCAAGGAGCGGAATGGCAAGCGCTATCGCAATTTGGTGCCTGTGTTCAGCATCGATGATGAGAACGAGGACGCCTACGATGGTGCGGAGCGCGATACTCCCAAGCTGGCGGGCGACGACAAGGAGATCGTAAATCTGAATCAATATTTCAAAACGGCAGACATCATCAATGCGTTCAAGTGCCAGGAAGTGCACATGAGTGGCTACATGTACGACAGCCATCTGATAATCACGCCCGGCCAGCTGGTGGTGCTGCGCGAACTGGGACGCGGCCAGGCCCAGATTATGGTGCGTCGTCCGCTGGCCAGCATTGTCAAGATCACGGCCAAAAAGCGGCACCGGGATCTGATCACCTTCAAGTACGGCTTCCCCGATGGCGAAGGGCTGATGATCACCgacatggatcgctttctcataCCAAATGCCGCCGAGGCCACAGCTCTGGTCTCCAAGCACATAGTGCAGGTGCTGGACAATCCCAAGTAG
- the LOC108162596 gene encoding uncharacterized protein LOC108162596: MSNPTLFIFIFTICIGVSHQAPVDVSENGEVAPMTMTYFNNSLGTFIEHRGRASVIMSEWTIVVYYSLEPLFSEIWTFNNTYKLLMKNCDKNPEEFCPRSFQSDLNEMEVASLYRGLSREPDSEYLKYTASIISRIQDNGVDFRDLLSNRTSVIDSTFNVIRENVFNSNEISSLNLWGQADQLRALAGRIKQTQNAIRDAVFTAQHGKLHPMILSIKQLEHERTVILGHLPQDRRLPFNSLTLSDFYRVATTSQIQQLEQHLLFYIKVPLVDVEQFDVYRLTPIPRVDVGGIQLMYTETSNLAISDHLDRYFALQDIEMDSCLQLHPERFLCKAHQITFGRDSGALPCTLAAFRNRTSQECSPRHVNQSSLWIPLASPNRWMVTVTKEVSIMGVCSDERQQLRINGSGILTIRSDCVVRSTFVTLQGMQGATARQAYASLTPIALNAPRSLDDAQKQHQLEIEEGSSVAIIVAGTLVMIILSISLGWFYVYCYQRRARAQQVQRPVEDHRIKTKNEGSSNDHPLLERNNVE; this comes from the coding sequence ATGTCCAACCCAACTTTATTCATCTTCATCTTTACGATTTGCATCGGAGTTTCCCACCAGGCGCCTGTTGATGTGAGTGAAAATGGAGAGGTGGCGCCCATGACAATGACATACTTCAACAATAGCTTGGGGACCTTCATCGAGCACAGGGGACGCGCGTCCGTCATCATGTCAGAATGGACCATCGTGGTCTATTACAGTTTGGAGCCCCTCTTTTCGGAGATTTGGACATTTAATAACACCTACAAACTTCTAATGAAGAATTGCGACAAAAATCCCGAGGAGTTCTGTCCAAGATCATTTCAGTCTGATCTAAATGAGATGGAGGTGGCCAGCCTTTATCGTGGTCTGAGCAGAGAACCAGACTCAGAGTACCTTAAGTACACCGCCTCTATCATCTCAAGAATTCAGGACAACGGGGTGGACTTCAGAGACTTGCTTTCGAATCGAACCTCAGTCATCGACAGCACTTTCAACGTGATAAGAGAAAACGTTTTTAACAGCAATGAGATCAGTTCTTTAAATTTGTGGGGACAGGCAGACCAGCTTCGTGCTCTGGCTGGCCGGATAAAGCAGACCCAGAATGCCATACGCGATGCAGTATTTACTGCCCAACATGGCAAGCTCCACCCGATGATCCTTTCAATCAAACAGCTGGAGCATGAGCGGACCGTCATCCTGGGCCATCTTCCACAGGACCGTCGGCTACCATTTAACAGTCTTACACTCTCTGATTTCTATCGAGTTGCCACCACTAGCCAAATTCAGCAGCTCGAACAGCACCTGTTGTTCTACATCAAGGTGCCACTGGTCGACGTTGAGCAGTTCGATGTCTACCGTCTCACGCCCATCCCAAGGGTAGATGTAGGCGGCATTCAGCTGATGTATACAGAGACGTCGAACCTGGCCATTAGTGACCACCTGGACAGATACTTCGCCCTGCAGGACATTGAGATGGACAGCTGCCTGCAGCTTCACCCAGAAAGATTCCTATGCAAGGCCCATCAAATCACCTTTGGCCGAGACTCTGGAGCACTGCCCTGCACACTGGCGGCCTTCCGGAATCGCACCTCCCAAGAGTGCAGCCCACGCCATGTGAACCAAAGCTCTCTTTGGATACCGCTCGCTTCACCCAATCGCTGGATGGTAACAGTCACCAAGGAGGTCTCGATTATGGGTGTTTGCTCGGATGAGCGGCAGCAGCTACGGATCAACGGCAGCGGTATCTTAACGATTCGGAGCGACTGCGTAGTGCGAAGTACATTTGTGACACTCCAAGGGATGCAAGGCGCAACTGCAAGGCAGGCCTATGCTTCTCTGACACCCATAGCACTGAATGCCCCCAGGTCTTTGGATGACGCACAGAAGCAACACCAACTGGAGATTGAGGAGGGCTCATCCGTTGCCATCATTGTTGCCGGCACTCTCGTGATGATCATTTTATCCATTTCCCTGGGCTGGTTCTACGTATATTGCTACCAGCGTAGAGCCCGTGCTCAGCAGGTACAGAGACCAGTGGAGGACCATCGGATAAAGACCAAGAATGAAGGGAGCTCCAACGATCATCCTCTCCTGGAGAGGAACAATGTGGAGTGA